From a single Nymphaea colorata isolate Beijing-Zhang1983 chromosome 4, ASM883128v2, whole genome shotgun sequence genomic region:
- the LOC116252210 gene encoding peroxidase P7-like: MACPSNLFATFFIVFVISIASSTAQLSTDYYDSCCPGLLDAVRAQVKLAVDKEPRMGASLLRLFFHDCFVNGCDGSIMLDDTATFTGEKNAAPNRNSTRGFEVIDAIKAAVEQICPGDVSCADILAISARDSVVALGGPSWDVKVGRRDAWTASQAAANTSIPAPTFDLNRLVSSFQAQGLSVKDLVALSGAHTIGQARCTNFRARIYNETNIDGFFARTRQAGCPRTSGAGDNNLAPLDIQTPTSFDNSYFQDLISMRGLLHSDQQLFNGGSTDSLVTSYSQSSSTFNADFVAAMIRMGDIKPLTGSNGEIRKNCRRIN; encoded by the exons ATGGCGTGCCCGTCGAACCTCTTTGCCACATTCTTCATCGTCTTTGTCATCTCTATTGCGAGCTCCACTGCTCAACTCTCCACCGACTACTACGATTCTTGTTGCCCCGGTTTGCTCGATGCAGTCCGAGCCCAGGTCAAGCTGGCTGTAGACAAAGAACCCAGAATGGGCGCGTCGCTTCTTCGTTTATTCTTCCATGACTGCTTTGTCAAC GGGTGTGATGGTTCCATTATGTTGGATGACACCGCTACGTTCACTGGAGAGAAGAATGCAGCCCCCAACAGGAATTCTACCAGAGGATTTGAAGTGATAGATGCAATCAAGGCTGCTGTGGAGCAGATCTGCCCGGGGGATGTGTCATGTGCCGATATCTTGGCCATAAGTGCCAGAGACTCTGTTGTTGCT tTGGGTGGGCCTAGCTGGGATGTCAAGGTTGGAAGAAGAGATGCCTGGACTGCCAGCCAAGCTGCTGCTAATACTAGCATCCCTGCTCCCACCTTCGATCTTAATCGTCTCGTTTCCAGCTTCCAAGCTCAAGGACTCTCTGTCAAAGACTTAGTTGCACTGTCAG GGGCTCACACGATTGGCCAGGCAAGGTGCACCAACTTCAGGGCTCGCATATACAATGAGACCAACATAGATGGCTTCTTTGCAAGGACTAGACAGGCGGGATGCCCCAGGACATCAGGAGCAGGGGACAACAACTTGGCACCCCTTGATATACAGACGCCTACCTCCTTCGACAACAGCTACTTTCAGGACCTTATCAGTATGAGGGGACTCCTCCATTCCGACCAGCAGCTCTTCAATGGTGGATCCACGGATTCACTGGTCACGTCTTACAGCCAGAGCAGCAGCACCTTCAATGCCGACTTTGTTGCGGCGATGATCAGAATGGGAGACATCAAGCCCCTTACTGGGTCCAACGGCGAAATCAGGAAGAACTGCAGGAGGATCAACTAA